The following proteins come from a genomic window of Citrobacter europaeus:
- the rcsB gene encoding transcriptional regulator RcsB — MNTMNVIIADDHPIVLFGIRKSLEQIEWVNVVGEFEDSTALINNLPKLDAHVLITDLSMPGDKYGDGITLIKYIKRHFPSLSIIVLTMNNNPAILSAVLDLDIEGIVLKQGAPTDLPKALAALQKGKKFTPESVSRLLEKISASGYGDKRLSPKESEVLRLFAEGFLVTEIAKKLNRSIKTISSQKKSAMMKLGVENDIALLNYLSSVTLSPSDKE; from the coding sequence ATGAACACTATGAACGTAATTATTGCCGATGACCACCCGATTGTACTGTTCGGTATTCGTAAATCACTTGAGCAAATCGAGTGGGTAAACGTTGTCGGCGAATTTGAAGACTCCACTGCACTGATCAACAATTTGCCTAAGTTAGATGCTCATGTGTTGATTACCGACCTCTCCATGCCGGGAGATAAATACGGTGACGGGATCACGTTAATTAAGTATATCAAGCGCCATTTCCCGAGCCTGTCGATTATCGTTCTGACTATGAACAATAACCCGGCAATCCTGAGCGCGGTACTAGATCTTGATATTGAAGGGATTGTCCTGAAGCAAGGTGCGCCAACCGATCTGCCAAAAGCGCTTGCCGCTCTGCAGAAAGGTAAGAAATTCACCCCGGAAAGCGTTTCTCGTCTGCTGGAAAAAATCAGCGCCAGCGGCTACGGTGACAAACGTCTGTCTCCGAAAGAGAGTGAAGTTCTGCGTCTGTTTGCCGAAGGTTTCCTGGTTACTGAAATCGCGAAAAAACTCAACCGCAGTATTAAAACCATCAGCAGCCAGAAAAAGTCGGCAATGATGAAACTCGGTGTGGAAAACGATATCGCCCTGTTGAATTACCTCTCTTCCGTAACGCTGAGTCCCTCAGACAAAGAGTAA
- the rcsC gene encoding two-component system sensor histidine kinase RcsC — MKYLASVHSTLKVSRYLFRALALLIWFLIAFASVFYIVNALHQRESEIHQELNLSSDQAQRYIQRTSDVIKELKYIAENRLTAENGVMSLRSRDDKTVVPNFEPLFADSDCSVMGNAWRGSLESLAWFMRYWRDNFSAAYDLNRVFLIGSDNLCMANFGLREMPVERDEALKALHERIIKYRNATQDENGNNLFWISQGPRPGVGYFYALTPVYLANRLQALLGVEQPIRMENFFTPGSLPMGVTILDENGHALISLTGPEGNIKAEPRWMQERSWFGYTPGFRDLVLKKNLPPSSLSIVYSVPVDLVLERIRMMILNAILLNVLVGAALFMLTRMYERRIFIPAESDAQRLEEHEQFNRKIVASAPVGICILRTIDGINILSNELAHTYLNMLTHEDRQRLTQIICGQQVNFVDVLTSNNTNLQISFVHSRYRNENVAICVLVDVSARVKMEESLQEMAQAAEQASQSKSMFLATVSHELRTPLYGIIGNLDLLQTKELPNGVDRLVTAMNNSSSLLLKIISDILDFSKIESEQLKIEPREFSPREVMNHITANYLPLVVRKQLGLYCFIDPNVPVALNGDPMRLQQVISNLLSNAIKFTDTGCIVLHVQCNGDYLSIRVRDTGVGIPAKEVVRLFDPFFQVGTGVQRNFQGTGLGLAICEKLISMMDGDISVDSEPGMGSQFMLRIPLYGAQYPLNKGIDGLVSKRCWLAVRNASLYQFVESSLTRNGMTVLRYEGQQPDADDLLIADDVLDQPWQGRAAVIFCRRHIGIPLERVPGEWVHSVASPHELPALLAHIYSVELNSEELSTALPAPDKVGATNDDMMILVVDDHPINRRLLADQLGSLGYQCKTANDGVDALNVLSKNHIDIVLSDVNMPNMDGYRLTQRIRQLGLTLPVVGVTANALAEEKQRCLESGMDSCLSKPVTLDVLKQTLTVYAERVRKARE; from the coding sequence TTGAAATACCTTGCTTCCGTTCATTCAACGCTAAAAGTCTCACGCTACCTGTTCAGGGCCCTGGCGCTCCTGATCTGGTTTTTAATTGCGTTCGCCTCCGTTTTCTACATCGTGAATGCGCTGCACCAGAGAGAATCTGAGATCCATCAGGAGCTTAACCTCAGCTCCGATCAGGCCCAACGTTACATTCAGCGCACCTCTGATGTAATTAAAGAGCTGAAATATATCGCTGAGAATCGTTTAACGGCGGAAAACGGCGTGATGTCGTTGCGGTCGCGGGATGATAAAACCGTTGTGCCAAACTTTGAGCCGCTGTTTGCCGACTCCGACTGCTCGGTGATGGGCAACGCCTGGCGGGGATCGCTGGAATCGCTGGCGTGGTTTATGCGCTACTGGCGCGACAACTTTTCCGCCGCCTATGATTTGAATCGCGTGTTCCTGATCGGCAGCGACAACCTTTGTATGGCTAATTTCGGCCTGCGTGAAATGCCGGTTGAACGTGACGAGGCGCTGAAGGCGCTACACGAGCGCATTATTAAGTATCGCAATGCTACGCAAGACGAAAACGGCAACAACTTGTTCTGGATCAGCCAGGGGCCGCGTCCGGGCGTGGGGTATTTCTATGCGCTGACGCCGGTTTATCTCGCCAATCGTCTGCAAGCGCTGCTCGGCGTCGAACAACCTATTCGTATGGAAAACTTCTTCACGCCTGGCAGTTTGCCAATGGGCGTGACCATTCTTGATGAAAATGGTCATGCGCTCATTTCGCTCACCGGCCCTGAGGGCAATATTAAGGCTGAACCACGCTGGATGCAGGAGCGCTCCTGGTTTGGTTATACCCCAGGTTTTCGCGATCTGGTGTTGAAGAAAAACCTGCCCCCTTCATCGCTGAGCATTGTGTATTCCGTACCGGTCGACCTGGTGCTGGAGCGGATCCGCATGATGATCCTGAACGCGATCCTACTGAATGTGCTGGTTGGTGCGGCGTTATTTATGCTCACGCGTATGTATGAGCGACGTATTTTTATTCCGGCGGAAAGCGATGCTCAGCGCCTGGAAGAGCACGAGCAGTTTAACCGTAAAATCGTGGCTTCCGCGCCGGTTGGCATTTGTATTCTGCGTACGATAGATGGCATTAACATCCTGAGTAATGAGCTGGCGCACACCTATCTCAACATGCTGACGCATGAAGACCGGCAGCGGTTGACGCAAATTATCTGCGGCCAGCAGGTCAATTTTGTCGATGTACTGACCAGTAACAATACCAATCTGCAAATCAGCTTTGTGCACTCGCGCTATCGTAATGAAAACGTAGCGATTTGCGTGCTGGTTGACGTCAGCGCGCGCGTAAAAATGGAAGAGTCGTTGCAGGAGATGGCGCAGGCGGCGGAGCAGGCGAGCCAGTCCAAATCGATGTTCCTTGCGACGGTGAGCCACGAGCTGCGTACGCCGCTGTACGGTATTATCGGTAACCTCGATTTGTTGCAAACCAAAGAGTTACCCAACGGGGTGGATCGCCTGGTGACGGCGATGAACAACTCTTCCAGCCTGCTGTTGAAAATTATCAGCGATATTCTCGATTTCTCGAAAATTGAATCTGAACAGCTGAAGATTGAACCGCGCGAGTTTTCACCGCGTGAAGTCATGAATCATATTACGGCTAACTATCTGCCGCTGGTGGTCCGCAAGCAACTGGGCTTGTACTGCTTTATCGACCCAAATGTACCGGTGGCGCTCAATGGCGACCCGATGCGTTTACAGCAGGTAATTTCCAATCTGTTGAGTAATGCTATCAAGTTTACCGATACCGGCTGCATTGTGCTGCACGTGCAGTGTAACGGCGACTATCTCAGTATTCGCGTACGTGATACCGGAGTCGGGATCCCTGCCAAAGAGGTCGTCCGGTTGTTCGATCCTTTCTTCCAGGTGGGAACCGGCGTCCAGCGTAATTTCCAGGGAACCGGGCTTGGTTTGGCTATCTGTGAAAAACTGATCAGCATGATGGATGGAGACATTTCCGTCGATTCTGAACCGGGAATGGGGAGTCAGTTTATGCTGCGTATTCCGCTTTATGGCGCGCAGTATCCACTGAATAAAGGTATCGATGGGCTTGTCAGCAAGCGTTGCTGGCTGGCGGTGCGTAACGCGTCGCTGTATCAGTTTGTTGAATCCAGCCTGACGCGTAACGGGATGACGGTGCTGCGTTATGAGGGGCAACAACCGGATGCGGATGACCTGCTAATTGCTGACGATGTGCTGGACCAGCCGTGGCAGGGACGCGCCGCGGTGATTTTCTGCCGCCGTCATATCGGTATTCCACTGGAAAGGGTGCCTGGGGAGTGGGTGCACAGCGTGGCATCACCTCACGAGCTGCCTGCGCTGCTGGCGCATATCTACAGCGTTGAGCTGAACAGTGAAGAGCTTTCCACTGCGCTACCAGCCCCGGATAAAGTCGGTGCTACCAACGATGACATGATGATTCTGGTGGTCGACGATCATCCGATCAATCGACGTTTACTGGCCGATCAGTTGGGATCGTTGGGATACCAGTGTAAAACCGCGAATGACGGCGTGGATGCACTCAATGTACTGAGTAAAAACCATATCGACATCGTACTGAGCGACGTCAACATGCCGAACATGGATGGTTATCGTCTGACGCAGCGTATTCGCCAGCTAGGGTTAACGCTGCCGGTTGTCGGCGTGACGGCCAACGCGCTGGCCGAAGAGAAGCAGCGTTGTCTTGAGTCAGGTATGGATAGCTGTCTGTCTAAGCCAGTGACGTTGGACGTATTGAAGCAAACGCTGACCGTCTATGCGGAAAGGGTGAGGAAGGCGCGGGAATAA
- the gyrA gene encoding DNA topoisomerase (ATP-hydrolyzing) subunit A: MSDLAREITPVNIEEELKSSYLDYAMSVIVGRALPDVRDGLKPVHRRVLYAMNVLGNDWNKAYKKSARVVGDVIGKYHPHGDTAVYDTIVRMAQPFSLRYMLVDGQGNFGSVDGDSAAAMRYTEIRMSKIAHELMADLEKETVDFVDNYDGTEQIPDVMPTKIPNLLVNGSSGIAVGMATNIPPHNLTEVINGCLAYIDDEDISIEGLMEHIPGPDFPTAAIINGRRGIEEAYRTGRGKVYIRARAEVEADAKTGRETIIVHEIPYQVNKARLIEKIAELVKDKRVEGISALRDESDKDGMRIVIEVKRDAVGEVVLNNLYSQTQLQVSFGINMVALHHGQPKIMNLKDIIAAFVRHRREVVTRRTIFELRKARDRAHILEALAIALANIDPIIELIRRAPTPAEAKAALVARSWELGNVSAMLERAGDDAARPEWLEPEFGVRDGQYYLTEQQAQAILDLRLQKLTGLEHEKLLDEYKELLEQIAELLHILGSADRLMEVIREEMELIREQFGDERRTEITANSADINIEDLISQEDVVVTLSHQGYVKYQPLTDYEAQRRGGKGKSAARIKEEDFIDRLLVANTHDTILCFSSRGRLYWMKVYQLPEASRGARGRPIVNLLPLEANERITAILPVREYEEGVNVFMATASGTVKKTALTEFSRPRSAGIIAVNLNEGDELIGVDLTSGSDEVMLFSAAGKVVRFKEDAVRAMGRTATGVRGIKLAESDSVVSLIVPRGEGAILTVTQNGYGKRTAAEEYPTKSRATQGVISIKVTERNGSVVGAVQVEDTDQIMMITDAGTLVRTRVSEISVVGRNTQGVILIRTAEDENVVGLQRVAEPVDDEELDSIDGSAAEGDEDIAPEAESDDDAADDAEE, translated from the coding sequence ATGAGCGACCTTGCGAGAGAAATTACACCGGTCAACATTGAGGAAGAGCTGAAGAGCTCGTATCTGGATTATGCGATGTCGGTCATTGTTGGCCGTGCGCTGCCGGACGTCCGAGATGGCCTGAAGCCGGTTCACCGTCGCGTACTTTACGCCATGAACGTATTGGGCAACGACTGGAATAAAGCCTATAAAAAATCTGCCCGTGTCGTTGGTGACGTAATCGGTAAATACCACCCTCATGGTGATACCGCCGTTTACGACACCATTGTTCGTATGGCGCAGCCATTCTCCTTGCGTTACATGCTGGTAGATGGTCAGGGTAACTTTGGTTCTGTCGATGGCGACTCCGCAGCGGCGATGCGTTATACGGAAATCCGTATGTCGAAAATCGCCCATGAGCTGATGGCTGACCTGGAAAAAGAAACGGTTGATTTCGTCGATAACTACGACGGCACCGAACAAATTCCTGACGTCATGCCGACCAAAATTCCTAACCTGCTGGTGAACGGTTCGTCCGGTATCGCGGTAGGTATGGCAACCAACATTCCGCCACACAACCTGACGGAAGTGATTAACGGCTGTCTGGCATACATTGACGATGAAGACATCAGCATTGAAGGGCTGATGGAACATATTCCGGGTCCGGACTTCCCGACCGCCGCGATCATCAACGGTCGTCGTGGTATCGAAGAAGCTTACCGTACTGGTCGTGGCAAAGTGTACATTCGCGCCCGCGCAGAAGTCGAAGCGGATGCCAAAACTGGCCGCGAAACCATCATCGTCCATGAAATTCCGTATCAGGTGAACAAAGCGCGCCTGATCGAGAAAATCGCCGAGCTGGTAAAAGACAAACGCGTTGAAGGTATCAGCGCGCTGCGTGACGAGTCTGACAAAGACGGTATGCGCATCGTGATTGAAGTGAAACGCGACGCGGTCGGGGAAGTGGTTCTGAACAACCTTTACTCCCAGACCCAACTGCAGGTTTCTTTCGGTATCAACATGGTTGCGCTGCACCATGGTCAGCCGAAGATCATGAACCTGAAAGATATTATCGCCGCGTTCGTACGTCACCGCCGTGAAGTCGTAACCCGCCGTACTATCTTTGAACTGCGTAAAGCTCGCGACCGTGCACACATTCTTGAAGCACTGGCGATTGCGCTGGCGAACATCGATCCGATCATCGAACTGATCCGCCGAGCGCCGACTCCGGCAGAAGCGAAAGCAGCGCTGGTCGCGCGTTCGTGGGAGCTGGGCAACGTTTCTGCCATGCTGGAACGTGCCGGTGATGACGCCGCGCGTCCTGAGTGGCTGGAGCCGGAATTTGGCGTGCGTGATGGTCAGTACTACCTGACTGAACAGCAGGCCCAGGCGATTCTGGATTTGCGTCTGCAGAAACTGACTGGCCTTGAGCATGAAAAACTGCTCGACGAATACAAAGAGCTGCTGGAGCAGATCGCTGAACTGCTGCACATTTTGGGCAGCGCCGATCGTCTGATGGAAGTTATCCGTGAAGAGATGGAGCTGATTCGCGAGCAGTTCGGCGACGAACGTCGTACCGAAATCACCGCGAACAGTGCTGACATCAACATCGAAGATCTGATTAGCCAGGAAGATGTTGTCGTGACCTTGTCTCATCAGGGTTACGTGAAATATCAGCCGTTAACCGATTACGAAGCGCAGCGTCGTGGCGGTAAAGGCAAATCTGCAGCACGTATTAAAGAAGAAGACTTTATCGACCGCCTGCTGGTGGCTAACACCCATGATACGATCCTCTGCTTCTCCAGCCGTGGTCGTTTGTACTGGATGAAGGTTTATCAGCTGCCGGAAGCGAGCCGTGGCGCGCGTGGACGTCCAATCGTCAACCTGCTGCCGCTGGAAGCGAACGAGCGTATCACCGCAATTCTGCCGGTACGCGAGTACGAAGAGGGTGTTAACGTCTTCATGGCAACCGCCAGCGGTACCGTGAAGAAAACGGCGCTGACCGAGTTCAGCCGTCCGCGTTCTGCCGGTATCATTGCGGTTAACCTGAACGAAGGCGACGAACTGATTGGCGTTGACCTGACGTCCGGTAGTGACGAAGTCATGCTGTTCTCTGCCGCGGGTAAAGTTGTGCGCTTTAAAGAAGATGCCGTTCGTGCAATGGGTCGTACCGCGACCGGCGTACGTGGTATCAAACTGGCGGAAAGCGACAGCGTGGTATCGCTGATCGTTCCACGCGGTGAAGGCGCAATTCTGACCGTTACCCAGAACGGCTACGGTAAACGTACGGCGGCGGAAGAGTATCCGACCAAGTCTCGTGCGACCCAGGGCGTTATCTCCATCAAAGTCACCGAGCGCAACGGTTCCGTTGTTGGCGCAGTGCAGGTTGAAGATACCGACCAGATCATGATGATCACCGATGCAGGTACGCTGGTGCGTACTCGCGTGTCGGAAATCAGCGTAGTAGGGCGTAATACCCAGGGCGTGATCCTCATCCGTACTGCGGAAGATGAAAACGTAGTGGGTCTGCAACGCGTGGCTGAACCTGTTGATGATGAAGAGCTCGACTCCATCGACGGCAGTGCTGCTGAAGGGGACGAGGATATCGCGCCTGAAGCGGAAAGCGATGACGATGCAGCGGACGACGCTGAAGAGTAA
- the ubiG gene encoding bifunctional 2-polyprenyl-6-hydroxyphenol methylase/3-demethylubiquinol 3-O-methyltransferase UbiG: MNAEKPPVTHNVDHEEIAKFEAVASRWWDLEGEFKPLHRINPLRLGYITERSGGLFGKKVLDVGCGGGILAESMAREGATVTGLDMGFEPLQVAKLHALESGIQVEYVQETVEEHAEKHAHQYDVVTCMEMLEHVPDPQSVVRACARLVKPGGEVFFSTLNRNGKSWLMAVVGAEYVLRMVPKGTHDVKKFIKPAELLEWVDQTVLKERHMTGLHYNPITNSFKLGPGVDVNYMVHTTARVD, encoded by the coding sequence ATGAATGCCGAAAAACCCCCGGTAACTCACAACGTTGACCATGAAGAAATTGCCAAGTTTGAAGCAGTCGCGTCACGCTGGTGGGATCTTGAGGGTGAATTTAAGCCACTGCACCGTATTAACCCACTGCGTCTGGGCTATATTACTGAGCGCTCAGGCGGCCTGTTTGGTAAAAAGGTACTCGACGTCGGCTGCGGCGGCGGCATTCTGGCGGAAAGCATGGCGCGCGAGGGCGCAACCGTCACCGGGCTGGACATGGGTTTTGAACCGTTACAGGTAGCAAAACTTCATGCGCTGGAGAGCGGCATCCAGGTGGAATACGTACAAGAAACCGTTGAAGAACACGCGGAAAAACATGCGCATCAGTACGACGTTGTGACCTGCATGGAAATGTTAGAACACGTGCCGGACCCGCAGTCGGTGGTCAGGGCCTGCGCCAGACTGGTCAAACCGGGCGGCGAAGTGTTTTTCTCCACGCTTAATCGTAACGGCAAATCCTGGCTGATGGCCGTAGTTGGAGCGGAATATGTTTTGCGTATGGTGCCAAAAGGCACCCATGATGTGAAAAAATTCATTAAGCCCGCTGAACTGTTGGAGTGGGTTGACCAGACCGTGCTGAAAGAGCGTCATATGACCGGCCTGCACTACAACCCGATCACCAACAGCTTTAAACTCGGCCCAGGGGTTGATGTGAATTATATGGTGCACACTACCGCCAGGGTTGATTAA
- the nrdA gene encoding ribonucleoside-diphosphate reductase subunit alpha has translation MNQSLLVTKRDGSTERINLDKIHRVLDWAAEGLNNVSISQVELRSHIQFYDGIKTSDIHETIIKAAADLISREAPDYQYLAARLAIFHLRKKAYGEFEPPKLFDHVVKMVEMGKYDNHLLEDYTEEEFKQMDSFIVHDRDMTFSYAAVKQLEGKYLVQNRVTGEIYESAQFLYILVAACLFSNYPRETRLQYVKRFYDAVSTFKISLPTPIMSGVRTPTRQFSSCVLIECGDSLDSINATSSAIVKYVSQRAGIGINAGRIRALGSPIRGGEAFHTGCIPFYKHFQTAVKSCSQGGVRGGAATLFYPMWHLEVESLLVLKNNRGVEGNRVRHMDYGVQINKLMYTRLLKGGDITLFSPSDVPGLYDAFFADQDEFERLYTKYENDDSIRKQRVKAVELFSLMMQERASTGRIYIQNVDHCNTHSPFDPVVAPVRQSNLCLEIALPTKPLTDVNDENGEIALCTLSAFNLGAINSLDELEELAVLAVRALDALLDYQDYPIPAAKRGAMGRRTLGIGVINYAYWLAKNGKRYSDGSANNLTHKTFEAIQYYLLKASNELAKEQGACPWFNETTYSQGILPIDTYKKDLDAIANEPLHLDWEQLRESIKTHGLRNSTLSALMPSETSSQISNATNGIEPPRGYVSIKASKDGILRQVVPDYEHLHDAYELLWEMPNNDGYLQLVGIMQKFIDQSISANTNYDPSRFPSGKVPMQQLLKDLLTAYKFGVKTLYYQNTRDGAEDSQDDLVPSIQDDGCESGACKI, from the coding sequence ATGAATCAGAGTCTGCTGGTGACAAAGCGTGATGGTAGTACAGAGCGCATCAATCTCGACAAAATCCACCGAGTTCTGGATTGGGCGGCAGAAGGACTGAATAACGTATCGATTTCTCAGGTCGAGCTACGCTCCCACATTCAGTTTTATGACGGTATCAAGACCTCCGATATCCATGAAACGATCATTAAAGCTGCCGCCGATTTGATCTCCCGCGAAGCGCCAGATTATCAGTACCTGGCTGCTCGCCTGGCGATTTTCCATCTGCGCAAAAAAGCCTACGGCGAGTTTGAACCGCCGAAACTGTTCGACCATGTCGTGAAAATGGTTGAAATGGGCAAATACGACAATCATCTGCTGGAAGACTACACGGAAGAAGAGTTCAAGCAGATGGACTCGTTCATCGTACACGACCGGGATATGACCTTCTCCTACGCGGCGGTGAAGCAGTTAGAAGGCAAATACCTGGTACAAAACCGTGTTACCGGTGAGATTTATGAAAGCGCGCAGTTCCTCTACATACTGGTAGCGGCCTGCCTGTTCTCTAACTATCCGCGCGAAACACGTCTGCAATATGTAAAACGTTTCTACGACGCCGTTTCTACGTTTAAAATTTCGCTGCCTACGCCGATTATGTCCGGCGTGCGCACCCCTACTCGTCAGTTCAGCTCCTGCGTGCTGATCGAGTGCGGCGACAGCCTGGATTCCATCAACGCCACCTCCAGCGCGATTGTGAAATACGTTTCTCAGCGCGCCGGTATCGGTATCAACGCCGGCCGCATCCGCGCACTGGGCAGCCCGATCCGCGGCGGTGAAGCGTTCCACACCGGCTGTATTCCGTTCTACAAGCACTTCCAGACCGCGGTAAAATCCTGTTCCCAGGGTGGCGTACGCGGTGGTGCAGCCACGCTGTTTTACCCAATGTGGCACCTGGAAGTTGAAAGCCTGCTGGTCCTGAAAAACAACCGTGGCGTTGAAGGCAACCGCGTGCGTCACATGGACTACGGCGTACAGATCAACAAACTGATGTACACCCGTCTGCTGAAAGGCGGCGATATCACACTGTTCAGCCCGTCCGACGTCCCGGGCCTGTATGATGCGTTCTTCGCCGACCAGGACGAGTTTGAACGTCTGTACACCAAATATGAAAACGACGACAGCATTCGCAAGCAACGCGTGAAAGCGGTCGAACTGTTCTCCCTGATGATGCAGGAACGTGCCTCTACCGGCCGCATCTACATCCAGAACGTTGACCATTGCAACACCCACAGCCCGTTTGATCCGGTTGTCGCGCCGGTGCGCCAGTCAAACCTGTGCCTGGAAATCGCCCTGCCGACCAAACCGCTGACCGACGTTAACGACGAAAACGGCGAAATTGCGCTGTGTACGCTGTCCGCATTTAACCTCGGCGCTATCAATAGCCTGGACGAGCTGGAAGAGCTGGCCGTACTGGCGGTGCGCGCGCTGGATGCGCTGCTCGATTACCAGGACTATCCAATTCCTGCCGCCAAACGCGGCGCAATGGGCCGTCGTACGCTGGGTATTGGCGTGATCAACTACGCCTACTGGCTGGCGAAAAACGGTAAGCGTTATTCTGACGGCAGCGCGAACAACCTGACTCACAAAACCTTTGAAGCCATTCAGTATTACCTGCTGAAAGCCTCTAACGAGCTGGCAAAAGAGCAAGGCGCGTGCCCGTGGTTTAACGAAACAACTTACTCCCAGGGCATTCTGCCGATCGATACCTATAAAAAGGATCTCGATGCTATTGCCAACGAGCCGCTGCATCTGGACTGGGAACAGCTGCGTGAATCCATCAAGACGCACGGTCTGCGTAACTCCACGCTGTCTGCGCTGATGCCGTCCGAGACCTCTTCGCAGATCTCCAACGCCACCAACGGTATTGAACCGCCGCGCGGCTACGTGAGCATCAAAGCGTCGAAAGACGGTATTCTGCGCCAGGTCGTGCCGGACTACGAACACCTGCACGACGCGTACGAACTGCTGTGGGAAATGCCAAACAACGACGGCTATCTGCAGCTGGTAGGTATCATGCAGAAATTTATCGATCAGTCGATTTCCGCCAACACCAACTACGATCCGTCACGTTTCCCGTCCGGAAAAGTACCGATGCAGCAGTTGCTGAAAGACCTGCTCACCGCCTACAAATTTGGTGTCAAAACGCTGTATTATCAGAACACCCGTGACGGTGCGGAAGATTCTCAGGACGATCTGGTGCCGTCCATTCAGGACGACGGCTGCGAAAGCGGCGCTTGTAAGATCTGA
- the nrdB gene encoding ribonucleotide-diphosphate reductase subunit beta, with amino-acid sequence MAYTTFSQTKNNQLLEPMFFGQPVNVARYDQQKYDIFEKLIEKQLSFFWRPEEVDVSRDRIDFQALPEHEKHIFISNLKYQTLLDSIQGRSPNVALLPLISIPELETWVETWAFSETIHSRSYTHIIRNIVNDPAVVFDDIVTNEQIQKRAEGISSYYDELIEMTSYWHLLGVGTHTVNGKTVVVNLRELKKKLYLCLMSVNALEAIRFYVSFACSFAFAERELMEGNAKIIRLIARDEALHLTGTQHMLNLLRSGVDDPEMAEIAEECKQECYDLFVQAALQEKEWADYLFRDGSMIGLNKDILCQYVEYITNIRMQAVGLDLPFQTRSNPIPWINTWLVSDNVQVAPQEVEVSSYLVGQIDSEVDTDDLSNFQL; translated from the coding sequence ATGGCATACACCACTTTTTCACAGACGAAAAATAACCAACTTCTGGAGCCGATGTTCTTCGGCCAGCCGGTGAACGTTGCCCGCTACGATCAGCAAAAATATGACATCTTCGAAAAGCTGATCGAAAAGCAGCTCTCTTTCTTCTGGCGTCCGGAAGAGGTCGATGTTTCTCGCGATCGCATCGACTTCCAGGCGCTGCCGGAACATGAAAAGCATATCTTCATCAGCAACCTTAAGTATCAGACGCTGCTGGACTCCATTCAGGGACGCAGCCCAAACGTAGCGCTGCTGCCGTTAATCTCGATCCCTGAGCTGGAAACCTGGGTGGAAACGTGGGCGTTTTCTGAGACGATCCACTCCCGTTCTTATACTCATATTATTCGTAACATTGTGAACGATCCGGCGGTGGTGTTTGACGATATCGTCACCAACGAACAGATCCAGAAACGCGCGGAAGGCATTTCCAGCTACTACGACGAATTGATCGAGATGACCAGCTACTGGCATTTGCTGGGCGTTGGCACACATACGGTCAACGGTAAAACGGTTGTCGTTAACCTGCGTGAGCTGAAGAAGAAGCTGTACCTGTGCCTGATGAGCGTTAACGCGCTGGAAGCCATTCGCTTCTACGTCAGCTTCGCCTGCTCCTTCGCCTTCGCTGAACGTGAACTGATGGAAGGCAACGCGAAAATTATTCGTCTGATCGCCCGTGATGAAGCGCTGCACCTGACCGGTACCCAGCATATGCTGAACCTGCTGCGCAGCGGCGTGGACGATCCGGAAATGGCGGAAATTGCCGAAGAGTGCAAACAAGAGTGCTATGACCTGTTCGTCCAGGCCGCGCTGCAGGAAAAAGAGTGGGCAGATTATCTGTTCCGTGACGGCTCAATGATTGGCCTGAACAAAGATATCCTGTGCCAGTACGTTGAGTACATCACCAACATTCGTATGCAGGCTGTCGGGCTCGATTTGCCGTTCCAGACGCGCTCTAACCCAATCCCATGGATCAACACCTGGCTGGTGTCTGATAACGTGCAGGTTGCGCCGCAGGAAGTGGAAGTCAGCTCCTATCTGGTTGGGCAGATTGACTCGGAAGTTGATACTGACGATCTGAGTAACTTCCAGCTCTGA
- a CDS encoding 2Fe-2S ferredoxin-like protein encodes MGRVTLRISGTQLLCQDEHPSLLAALESHNVEVEYQCRAGYCGSCRTRLVAGQIDWIAEPLAFIQPGEILPCCCRANGDIEIEM; translated from the coding sequence ATGGGCCGCGTTACTCTGCGCATCTCTGGCACACAGTTGCTGTGCCAGGATGAACACCCTTCCCTGCTTGCTGCGCTCGAATCGCACAATGTCGAAGTAGAATATCAGTGCCGTGCAGGTTATTGCGGCTCCTGTCGTACCCGCCTGGTAGCGGGACAGATCGACTGGATTGCCGAACCTCTGGCCTTCATTCAACCAGGTGAAATTTTGCCCTGCTGCTGTCGGGCAAACGGCGATATTGAAATAGAAATGTAG